One genomic window of Bradyrhizobium sp. CCGE-LA001 includes the following:
- the urtE gene encoding urea ABC transporter ATP-binding subunit UrtE, whose translation MLAISDLHVAYGQSEVLHGLNVKVAPNEIVAIMGRNGMGKTTLMKSLMGILPAKSGSVSMDGAELGGLKSFERVAKGLAYVPQGRMIFSTMTVKENIETGLVVSGGSEVPEDIYELFPVLLEMKGRRGGNLSGGQQQQLAIARALATKPKVLLLDEPTEGIQPSIIKDMARTLKRIRDEKGLSIVVSEQVLSFALDIADRVLVIENGEIVRDDPRDDVDAAQVSKYLSV comes from the coding sequence ATGCTGGCAATCTCCGATCTCCACGTCGCCTACGGTCAGAGCGAGGTGCTGCACGGGCTCAACGTCAAGGTCGCGCCCAACGAGATCGTGGCGATCATGGGCCGCAACGGCATGGGCAAGACCACGCTGATGAAGTCGCTGATGGGCATCCTGCCCGCGAAGAGCGGCTCGGTGAGCATGGACGGCGCCGAGCTCGGCGGCCTCAAGAGTTTTGAGCGCGTCGCGAAGGGTCTCGCCTATGTGCCGCAGGGCCGCATGATCTTCTCCACCATGACGGTGAAGGAGAACATCGAGACCGGGCTCGTGGTCTCCGGCGGGTCCGAGGTGCCTGAAGACATCTACGAATTGTTCCCGGTGCTGCTGGAGATGAAAGGGCGCCGCGGCGGCAATCTCTCCGGCGGGCAACAACAGCAATTGGCCATCGCCCGCGCACTCGCCACCAAGCCGAAGGTCCTGCTGTTGGACGAGCCGACCGAAGGCATCCAGCCGTCGATCATCAAGGATATGGCGCGCACCTTGAAGCGCATTCGCGACGAAAAGGGACTTTCGATCGTCGTGTCCGAGCAGGTCCTGAGCTTCGCGCTCGACATCGCCGACCGCGTGCTGGTGATCGAGAACGGCGAGATCGTGCGGGACGATCCGCGCGACGACGTCGATGCCGCGCAGGTCTCGAAATATCTGTCCGTCTAA
- a CDS encoding FmdB family zinc ribbon protein, with product MPVYEYLCDDCGPFKDLRPMAECDDAQSCPHCETLAPRVILTAPNFFCMPAEKRKAHAVNERSTHAPQTLAQYKASHGPGCGCCSSGKTVKDKGASDRKKPARLMTKSRSGAKGFPTARPWMISH from the coding sequence ATGCCGGTGTATGAATATCTCTGTGATGATTGCGGACCTTTCAAGGATCTGCGCCCGATGGCGGAATGCGACGACGCGCAAAGCTGTCCGCATTGCGAGACGCTAGCGCCGCGGGTGATCCTGACCGCGCCGAATTTCTTCTGCATGCCGGCGGAGAAGCGCAAGGCGCACGCCGTCAACGAGCGCAGTACGCATGCGCCGCAGACGCTGGCGCAATACAAGGCCTCGCACGGCCCGGGTTGCGGCTGTTGTTCGTCGGGCAAGACCGTCAAGGACAAGGGCGCGTCCGACAGGAAGAAGCCCGCGCGGCTGATGACCAAGTCCAGGAGCGGCGCCAAGGGTTTTCCAACGGCGCGTCCCTGGATGATCAGCCACTAA
- a CDS encoding MlaD family protein codes for MARASNLVIGTATLTAIAVAFGGLLGVQKWRTIQSRSQLRVVFEGGSASGLRRGGPVNFDGVPAGQILSIKLDSPRRIVALVMLDNAAPIRKDTVAGIEFQGLTGVAAISLIGGAPTAPPVPLDSDGIPILTADLSDAESIVETLHSVDRSIVSNAPAIKEGLRTFESYTADLRSKGGDIDAVMAKVDDAFAGFDKAVTKIEGAVPGFVDGKADELFEKIKGLHELADTMKKKSAGYLEDIRRSLLDVSETANKMAGTPVAPRPPRRPTEQKR; via the coding sequence CGGTGGGCTGCTCGGTGTCCAGAAATGGCGTACCATCCAGAGCCGCAGCCAGTTGCGCGTGGTGTTCGAAGGCGGTTCCGCCAGCGGACTGCGGCGCGGCGGGCCGGTCAATTTCGACGGCGTGCCCGCGGGCCAGATCCTGTCGATCAAGCTGGATAGTCCCCGCAGGATCGTGGCGCTGGTGATGCTGGACAACGCCGCGCCGATCCGCAAGGACACCGTCGCCGGCATCGAGTTCCAGGGGCTCACCGGCGTCGCCGCGATCTCGCTGATCGGGGGCGCCCCGACCGCGCCGCCGGTGCCGCTGGATTCCGACGGCATCCCGATCCTGACCGCCGATCTCAGCGACGCCGAGTCGATCGTGGAGACCCTGCACAGCGTCGACCGCTCGATCGTGAGCAACGCTCCAGCGATCAAGGAGGGCCTGCGCACATTCGAGAGCTACACCGCCGACCTCAGGAGCAAGGGCGGCGATATCGACGCCGTCATGGCCAAGGTCGACGACGCCTTCGCGGGCTTCGACAAGGCGGTCACGAAGATCGAGGGCGCGGTGCCTGGCTTCGTCGACGGCAAGGCCGACGAGCTGTTTGAGAAAATAAAAGGACTGCACGAGCTCGCCGATACCATGAAGAAGAAATCGGCGGGCTATCTCGAGGACATCCGCCGCTCGCTGCTCGACGTCAGCGAGACCGCCAACAAGATGGCGGGAACGCCCGTGGCGCCGCGACCGCCGCGCAGGCCGACGGAACAGAAGCGCTAG
- the urtA gene encoding urea ABC transporter substrate-binding protein, with protein sequence MSDEANKGLLSPFRRKLLMGMAAVPAITMLPKASFAQAPATSAVNTTGLAVTDTEVTVGILHSATGTMAISETGSIQAEKLAIEQINAAGGVLGRKIKFIQEDGASDWPTFAEKAKKLLVNDKVAAIMGCWTSASRKAVLPVVEQYNGMLYYPTFYEGLEQSKNVIYTGQEATQQILAGLNWIAKEKGAKSFFFIGSDYIWPRTSNKIARKHVENVLKGKVVGEEYYALGSTQFNSVINKIKLTKPDVIFTDVVGGSNVAFYKQLKAAGIDLSKQALLTISVTEDEIDGIGGENIAGAYACMKYFQSLDNANNKAFVSAFKKVWGEKTVIGDVTQAAYLGPWLWKLTVEKAGSFDVDKIATASTGVEFKGAPEGYVRIHENHHLWSKTRVGRAKLDGQFELIYETADLVEPDPFPKGYQ encoded by the coding sequence ATGTCAGACGAAGCAAACAAGGGCTTGTTGTCGCCGTTCAGGCGTAAACTGTTGATGGGAATGGCGGCGGTTCCTGCCATCACGATGCTGCCGAAGGCATCGTTTGCGCAGGCGCCCGCGACCTCGGCGGTCAACACCACGGGCCTGGCGGTCACCGACACCGAGGTCACGGTCGGCATCCTGCATTCGGCGACCGGCACCATGGCGATCTCCGAAACCGGCTCGATCCAGGCCGAAAAGCTCGCGATCGAGCAGATCAACGCGGCCGGCGGCGTGCTCGGCCGCAAGATCAAGTTCATCCAGGAGGACGGCGCATCGGACTGGCCGACCTTCGCCGAGAAGGCGAAGAAGCTGCTCGTCAACGACAAGGTCGCGGCGATCATGGGCTGCTGGACCTCGGCCTCGCGCAAGGCGGTGCTGCCGGTGGTCGAGCAGTATAACGGCATGCTCTACTACCCGACCTTCTACGAAGGCCTCGAGCAATCCAAGAACGTGATCTACACCGGCCAGGAAGCGACCCAGCAGATCCTCGCCGGCCTGAACTGGATCGCCAAGGAGAAGGGCGCCAAGTCGTTCTTCTTCATCGGCTCCGACTACATCTGGCCGCGCACCTCGAACAAGATCGCGCGCAAGCACGTCGAGAACGTGCTGAAGGGCAAGGTCGTCGGCGAGGAGTACTACGCGCTCGGCAGCACCCAGTTCAATTCGGTCATCAACAAGATCAAGCTGACCAAGCCCGACGTGATCTTCACCGACGTCGTCGGCGGCTCCAACGTCGCTTTCTACAAGCAGCTCAAGGCTGCCGGCATCGATCTCTCCAAGCAGGCGCTGCTCACGATCTCGGTGACCGAGGACGAGATCGACGGCATCGGCGGCGAGAACATCGCAGGCGCCTATGCCTGCATGAAATACTTCCAGTCGCTCGACAACGCCAACAACAAGGCCTTCGTCTCGGCCTTCAAGAAGGTGTGGGGCGAGAAGACCGTGATCGGAGACGTCACCCAGGCTGCCTATCTCGGCCCGTGGCTGTGGAAGCTGACGGTCGAGAAGGCCGGGTCGTTCGATGTCGACAAGATCGCCACGGCCTCTACGGGTGTCGAGTTCAAGGGCGCGCCGGAAGGGTATGTGCGCATCCACGAGAATCATCATCTCTGGTCGAAGACCCGCGTCGGCCGCGCCAAGCTCGATGGCCAGTTCGAGCTGATCTACGAGACCGCCGATCTCGTCGAGCCGGATCCGTTCCCCAAGGGCTACCAGTAA
- the urtB gene encoding urea ABC transporter permease subunit UrtB, with amino-acid sequence MFGDYSIGDLGSIFVMQGFAGLILFSVYVLMALGLAIIFGQMGVINMAHGEFMILGAYVTWMTSNFFQAYLPSLFSGYFFLAMILAFLASGALGMLVEWGLIRHLYKRPLDTLLATWGLSLMLQQAYRSVFGAREVGVELPQWMLGSLHVTDSIEVPINGVFVMCLTVLITISVAYVLYMSRWGRQVRAVVQNRIMAGAVGINTEKVDRYTFGLGCGIAGVAGSAFTMIGSTGPTSGQLYIVDTFLVVVFGGAASLLGTIASAFSISQTQSTLEFFMSGSMAKVLTLLAVVGILMLRPQGLFALKVRK; translated from the coding sequence ATGTTCGGCGACTATTCGATTGGCGACCTCGGCTCGATCTTCGTCATGCAGGGGTTTGCCGGACTGATCCTGTTCTCCGTCTATGTCCTGATGGCACTCGGCCTCGCCATCATCTTCGGCCAGATGGGCGTCATCAACATGGCCCATGGCGAGTTCATGATCCTCGGGGCCTACGTCACCTGGATGACCTCCAATTTCTTCCAGGCCTATTTGCCGAGCCTGTTCAGCGGCTACTTCTTCCTTGCAATGATATTGGCCTTTCTCGCATCCGGCGCGCTGGGCATGCTGGTGGAATGGGGGCTGATACGGCACCTCTACAAGCGCCCGCTCGATACGCTGCTCGCGACCTGGGGCCTCAGCCTGATGTTGCAGCAGGCCTATCGCTCGGTGTTCGGCGCGCGCGAGGTCGGCGTCGAGCTGCCGCAATGGATGCTGGGCTCGCTGCACGTCACCGACAGCATCGAGGTGCCGATCAACGGCGTCTTCGTGATGTGTCTCACCGTGCTGATCACCATTTCCGTCGCCTATGTTCTCTACATGTCGCGCTGGGGCCGCCAGGTGCGCGCGGTCGTGCAGAACCGCATCATGGCCGGCGCGGTCGGCATCAACACCGAGAAGGTGGATCGCTACACGTTCGGCCTTGGTTGCGGCATCGCCGGTGTCGCCGGCAGCGCCTTCACCATGATCGGCTCGACCGGGCCGACGTCGGGCCAGCTCTACATCGTCGACACCTTCCTCGTCGTCGTGTTCGGCGGCGCCGCCAGCCTTCTCGGTACCATCGCCTCCGCCTTCTCGATCTCGCAGACGCAATCGACGCTCGAATTCTTCATGTCGGGCTCGATGGCCAAGGTGCTCACGCTGCTCGCCGTCGTCGGCATCCTGATGCTGCGGCCGCAGGGTCTCTTCGCCCTCAAGGTCCGTAAATAA
- the fmdA gene encoding formamidase: MPETLIKVDLTKSAYENDMVHNRWHPDIPIVAWVNPGDDFIIETYDWTGGFIKNNDSADDVRDIDLSIVHFLSGPIGVKGAEPGDLLVVDLLDVGPLKESLWGFNGFFSKQNGGGFLTDHFPLAQKSIWDIKGLYTSSRHVPGVNFAGLIHPGLIGCLPDPKMLDTWNKREAELISTNPTRVPGLANPPFAPTAHGGRAKGDVKAKIGAEGARTVPPREHGGNCDIKDLSRGSKIYFPVYVPGAGLSMGDLHFSQGDGEITFCGAIEMAGWLHLKVEVIKDGMAKYGIKNPIFKPSPITPNYKDYLIFEGISVDEAGKQHYLDVHIAYRQACLNAIEYLKKFGYSGAQAYSILGTAPCQGHISGVVDVPNACATLWLPTEIFDFDVMPSAAGPIKHITGDIQMPISPDK, from the coding sequence ATGCCAGAGACACTGATCAAGGTCGATCTCACCAAGTCGGCTTATGAAAATGACATGGTGCACAACCGCTGGCACCCCGACATCCCGATCGTGGCCTGGGTCAATCCCGGCGACGACTTCATCATCGAGACCTATGACTGGACCGGCGGCTTCATCAAGAACAACGATTCCGCGGACGACGTGCGCGACATCGACTTGTCGATCGTGCACTTCCTGTCCGGCCCGATCGGCGTCAAGGGCGCCGAGCCCGGCGATCTCCTCGTCGTCGACCTGCTCGACGTCGGTCCGCTCAAGGAGAGTCTGTGGGGCTTCAACGGCTTCTTCTCCAAGCAGAACGGCGGCGGCTTCCTCACTGACCATTTCCCGCTGGCGCAGAAGTCGATCTGGGACATCAAGGGTCTCTACACCTCGTCGCGCCACGTGCCCGGCGTGAACTTCGCCGGCCTGATCCATCCCGGCCTGATCGGCTGTCTGCCCGATCCGAAGATGCTGGACACCTGGAATAAGCGCGAGGCCGAGCTGATCTCGACCAACCCGACCCGCGTGCCCGGCCTCGCCAATCCACCGTTCGCGCCGACGGCCCATGGCGGCCGCGCCAAGGGCGATGTGAAGGCCAAGATCGGTGCGGAGGGCGCGCGCACCGTGCCGCCACGCGAGCATGGCGGCAATTGCGACATCAAGGATCTCTCCCGCGGCTCCAAGATCTACTTCCCGGTCTACGTGCCGGGGGCCGGTCTCTCGATGGGCGATCTGCATTTCAGCCAGGGTGACGGCGAGATCACCTTCTGCGGCGCCATCGAGATGGCGGGCTGGCTGCATCTGAAGGTCGAGGTGATCAAGGACGGCATGGCGAAATACGGCATCAAGAATCCGATCTTCAAGCCGTCGCCGATCACGCCGAACTACAAGGACTATCTGATCTTCGAAGGCATCTCGGTGGATGAGGCCGGCAAGCAGCATTATCTCGACGTCCACATCGCCTATCGCCAGGCCTGCCTCAACGCCATCGAGTACCTGAAGAAGTTCGGCTATTCCGGCGCCCAGGCCTATTCCATTCTCGGCACCGCGCCGTGCCAGGGCCACATCTCCGGCGTGGTCGACGTGCCCAATGCCTGCGCCACGCTGTGGCTGCCGACGGAGATCTTCGACTTCGACGTGATGCCCTCAGCGGCAGGGCCGATCAAGCACATCACGGGCGATATCCAGATGCCGATCTCGCCGGACAAATGA
- the urtC gene encoding urea ABC transporter permease subunit UrtC: MINSRFFNRSELMGFIALAAVLFVILPLTLDVFRLNLVAKYLTYAFVALGLVLCWGYGGILSLGQGVFFGLGGYCMAMFLKLEASSVENTKIQSTPGIPDFMDWNQITSLPLFWQPFHSLTFTILAIILVPGLFALIIGTAMFKRRVGGTYFAIITQAVAAILTILIVGQQGYTGGINGMTDLRTLKGWDIRPDHAKVILYFVEVVLLFACIGIAQFIRLTKLGRILVAMREQEDRVRFSGYSVANFKIFAFCMAAVFAAIGGAMFALNVGFMSPSFVGIVPSIEMVIYTAVGGRMSIFGAVWGAILVNFAKTSLSESFPQLWLFGLGALFIAVVLAFPNGLSGLWADYVQPRIDRLFASRKPKPGWNDNSVADGAPAE; this comes from the coding sequence ATGATCAACTCACGCTTCTTCAATCGATCCGAGCTCATGGGCTTCATTGCCCTGGCGGCCGTGCTGTTCGTGATCCTGCCGCTGACGCTGGATGTATTCCGCCTCAACCTGGTCGCGAAATATCTGACCTACGCCTTTGTCGCGCTCGGCCTCGTGCTGTGCTGGGGCTATGGCGGCATCCTGAGCCTGGGGCAGGGCGTGTTCTTCGGCCTCGGCGGCTATTGCATGGCGATGTTCCTTAAGCTCGAGGCCTCCAGCGTCGAGAACACCAAGATTCAGTCGACGCCGGGCATTCCTGATTTCATGGACTGGAATCAGATCACGTCGCTGCCGCTGTTCTGGCAGCCGTTTCACAGCCTCACCTTCACCATCCTCGCCATCATCCTGGTGCCCGGCCTCTTCGCCCTGATCATCGGCACCGCGATGTTCAAGCGCCGGGTCGGCGGCACCTACTTCGCGATCATCACCCAGGCCGTCGCCGCCATCCTCACCATCCTGATCGTCGGCCAACAGGGCTATACCGGCGGGATCAACGGCATGACCGATCTGCGCACGCTCAAGGGTTGGGACATCCGGCCCGACCACGCCAAGGTCATCCTGTACTTCGTCGAGGTGGTGCTGCTGTTCGCCTGCATCGGCATCGCGCAGTTCATCCGCCTGACCAAGCTCGGCCGCATCCTGGTGGCGATGCGCGAGCAGGAGGATCGCGTCCGCTTCTCCGGCTACAGCGTCGCCAATTTCAAGATCTTCGCCTTCTGCATGGCCGCGGTCTTCGCTGCCATCGGCGGCGCCATGTTCGCGCTCAATGTCGGTTTCATGTCGCCCTCCTTCGTCGGCATCGTGCCGTCGATCGAGATGGTGATCTACACCGCCGTCGGCGGACGAATGTCGATCTTCGGCGCGGTCTGGGGGGCGATCCTGGTCAACTTCGCCAAGACCAGCCTGTCGGAATCTTTCCCGCAGCTCTGGCTGTTCGGTCTCGGCGCACTGTTCATCGCAGTCGTGCTCGCTTTCCCGAACGGCCTGTCCGGGCTCTGGGCCGATTACGTGCAGCCGCGCATCGATCGGCTGTTCGCCTCGCGCAAGCCGAAGCCGGGCTGGAACGACAATTCGGTCGCCGACGGCGCCCCGGCAGAGTGA
- the urtD gene encoding urea ABC transporter ATP-binding protein UrtD, with product MLIGHQPKEFLLAVSGLTVSFDGFKAVNDLSFYVEENEIRVIIGPNGAGKTTVLDLICGKTKATSGSIQFRGKELTKMKENEIVQTGVGRKFQTPSVFEDLTVFENLEISFPRGRSVFGSLTFQRDQLVKERVAEVAEMIFLKDKLHTYADELSHGQKQWLEIGMLLIQDPDLLMLDEPVAGMSVSERAKTAELLNRIIKNRSVLVIEHDMKFVEDIAHKVTVLHQGQILSEGTMEKVKNDPKVVEVYLGH from the coding sequence ATGCTCATCGGTCATCAACCAAAGGAATTCCTGCTCGCGGTCTCCGGACTGACTGTCTCGTTCGACGGGTTCAAGGCGGTCAACGATCTCTCCTTCTACGTCGAGGAGAACGAAATCCGCGTCATCATCGGCCCCAACGGCGCCGGCAAGACCACGGTGCTCGACCTGATCTGCGGCAAGACCAAGGCCACCTCGGGCTCGATTCAGTTTCGTGGCAAGGAGCTCACGAAGATGAAGGAGAACGAGATCGTGCAGACCGGCGTCGGGCGCAAATTCCAGACGCCCTCGGTGTTCGAGGACCTCACCGTGTTCGAGAACCTCGAGATCTCGTTTCCCCGCGGCCGCAGCGTGTTCGGCTCGCTGACCTTCCAGCGCGATCAGCTCGTCAAGGAGCGGGTAGCCGAGGTCGCCGAGATGATCTTCCTCAAGGACAAGCTCCACACCTATGCCGACGAGCTCAGCCATGGCCAGAAGCAATGGCTTGAGATCGGCATGCTGCTGATCCAGGACCCCGACCTCCTGATGCTGGATGAGCCAGTTGCCGGCATGAGCGTGTCCGAGCGCGCCAAGACCGCCGAACTGCTCAACCGCATCATCAAGAACCGTTCGGTGCTCGTGATCGAGCACGACATGAAGTTCGTGGAAGACATCGCGCACAAGGTCACCGTGCTGCACCAGGGCCAGATCCTCTCCGAGGGGACGATGGAGAAGGTGAAGAACGATCCCAAGGTCGTCGAAGTCTATCTGGGGCACTAG
- a CDS encoding autotransporter outer membrane beta-barrel domain-containing protein — protein sequence MRAAFGVSLALGVAVVTTPAGAQQYFNGSQTTPNGAVNGGGGVWDATTTNWTDLSGSISTAYDPLSAGTMFGSGGPSTPAMGGTVTVTPTGVQLTSLVGFDLTGDGSIYTIQGGDLRLAPGGTTFVTNDVTGTGDPSAAIASRITGSGGITVDGPGFLALLGANTYAGGTFICNCGSLQLGDVTHTASIIGAVINEGLFNVVNADMSGVTLLLNELSGLTTFRNATSASSMAITNRGQLYFGDLTGGGTDTATAGRATIINDSGLTGFFGRTNAGMASITNYNGGGTVFIEQSSAGSATIVNNDLSGTVFGTMTGSDTATAGNATIINESGGRTNFGAFTTAGNATIVTKDGGKTEFYDNSTGGTARFITTDTGIVNFGVSIGPNGDGRVTAGSIEGNGFYYIGGGNTLVVGGNNRTTEASGVIGDFDPCSCGPAGPGSLEKVGNGALILSGTNTYTGTTTVNGGVLRVDGNISQSSLTTVNAGGALFGAGIVGNTVIANGGIYAPGDGGPGSSMWVQGDLAFQSGALYLVQVGSGSTASFANVLGNVTLNGNVGVSLYAGSTILPQYTIMQFSGAAAGNFTGVAAPGGLIGTTTVDPSGTVHLNFTLDYGAKYALNINQKNVATTLQNFFNSNGFLRAEFAGLGPNGLTQASGEPATGSQQTTFNAMNLFLGLLTDVYNSGRSGMSGAMPYADDASANAYAARRRDARDAFASIYRKAPAATFEQRWDVWAAGYGGSQTTDGHAALGSNDTTSSVYGTAVGLDYRFSPSTVAGFALAGGATSFGVNGLGWGRSDLFQAGAFVRHTAGPAYVTAALAYGWQDVTTNRIVTAAGFDQLRAQFNTNAFSGRVEGGYRYAMQWVGVTPYAALQATMFSLPGYSEFAVAGSNVFALNYAAKDVTSTRTELGLRADNSFAAPGGLVTLRGRLAWAHDYNPDRTVGAVFQTLPGSAFVVNGAAQARDSALTTASAQMNWMNGWSASVTFEGEFSNVTRSYAGKGLVRYTW from the coding sequence ATGCGCGCGGCATTTGGGGTGAGCCTTGCCCTGGGCGTGGCTGTCGTGACGACCCCGGCCGGAGCCCAGCAGTACTTCAATGGATCGCAGACCACACCGAACGGTGCCGTCAACGGCGGCGGCGGCGTCTGGGACGCCACCACCACCAACTGGACCGACTTATCCGGCTCGATCAGCACCGCTTACGATCCGTTGTCGGCCGGCACGATGTTCGGCAGCGGCGGTCCTTCGACGCCGGCAATGGGCGGGACGGTGACCGTCACGCCGACCGGCGTGCAGCTGACCAGTCTCGTGGGCTTCGACCTCACCGGCGACGGTTCGATCTATACGATCCAGGGCGGCGACCTCAGGCTCGCCCCGGGCGGCACCACGTTCGTCACCAACGATGTCACAGGGACTGGGGACCCGTCGGCGGCGATCGCGTCGCGCATCACCGGCAGCGGCGGCATCACCGTAGACGGGCCCGGTTTCCTGGCGCTGTTGGGTGCGAACACATATGCCGGTGGCACTTTCATCTGCAACTGCGGCTCGCTTCAGCTCGGTGACGTGACCCATACCGCCAGCATCATAGGCGCTGTCATCAATGAGGGTCTCTTCAACGTCGTCAATGCCGACATGTCGGGAGTTACGTTGCTCCTGAATGAGCTCTCCGGCCTGACCACGTTTCGCAATGCGACCTCCGCCAGCTCAATGGCGATCACCAACAGAGGCCAGCTGTACTTTGGCGATTTGACGGGAGGCGGGACCGACACCGCGACGGCTGGCCGGGCGACCATCATCAACGATAGCGGCTTGACCGGCTTCTTCGGCCGCACCAATGCGGGCATGGCCAGCATCACCAACTACAATGGCGGCGGCACCGTGTTCATCGAGCAATCCTCGGCGGGCTCGGCGACCATCGTGAACAATGATCTCAGCGGAACCGTCTTTGGTACGATGACCGGATCCGACACCGCGACCGCAGGCAACGCGACGATCATCAACGAGTCCGGCGGCCGGACCAATTTCGGCGCGTTCACCACGGCGGGCAATGCCACCATCGTCACCAAGGACGGCGGCAAGACCGAATTCTACGATAATTCCACCGGCGGCACTGCGCGCTTCATCACGACCGACACGGGCATCGTCAATTTCGGCGTCAGCATCGGTCCCAACGGCGACGGCCGCGTCACGGCCGGCTCGATCGAAGGCAACGGCTTCTACTATATCGGTGGCGGCAACACCCTCGTCGTCGGGGGCAACAACCGCACGACCGAGGCCAGCGGTGTCATCGGCGATTTTGATCCCTGCAGCTGCGGTCCTGCTGGTCCGGGCTCGCTGGAAAAGGTCGGCAACGGCGCGCTGATCCTCTCTGGCACCAATACCTATACCGGCACGACGACCGTGAACGGCGGCGTCCTCCGGGTCGACGGCAATATCTCGCAGTCGAGCCTCACCACCGTGAACGCGGGCGGCGCGCTGTTCGGTGCCGGAATCGTCGGCAATACCGTCATCGCCAATGGCGGCATCTATGCGCCCGGCGATGGTGGGCCGGGTTCGAGCATGTGGGTTCAAGGCGACCTCGCCTTCCAGTCCGGTGCGCTGTACCTCGTTCAGGTCGGTAGCGGAAGCACCGCGAGTTTTGCCAACGTTTTGGGCAACGTGACCCTGAACGGCAATGTCGGCGTCTCGCTCTACGCCGGCAGCACCATATTGCCCCAATACACCATCATGCAGTTTTCCGGCGCCGCAGCCGGCAATTTTACCGGCGTTGCCGCCCCCGGTGGTCTCATCGGCACGACCACCGTGGATCCCAGCGGCACTGTCCATCTCAATTTCACGCTGGACTATGGTGCGAAGTACGCACTCAACATCAATCAGAAGAACGTCGCCACCACGCTTCAGAATTTCTTCAACAGCAATGGTTTCCTGCGAGCCGAATTCGCGGGTCTCGGTCCCAACGGCTTGACGCAGGCTTCCGGTGAACCCGCGACAGGCTCGCAGCAGACGACGTTCAACGCGATGAACCTGTTTCTCGGCCTGCTGACCGATGTCTACAATTCAGGACGGAGCGGCATGTCCGGTGCGATGCCATATGCCGATGATGCGAGCGCCAATGCATACGCCGCACGTCGCAGGGATGCCCGCGACGCCTTCGCCTCGATCTACCGCAAGGCACCGGCCGCGACCTTCGAGCAGCGCTGGGATGTCTGGGCGGCCGGCTATGGCGGTTCGCAGACCACCGACGGCCACGCCGCGCTCGGCTCGAACGACACCACCAGCAGTGTCTACGGCACGGCCGTCGGTCTCGACTACCGCTTCTCCCCGTCGACCGTCGCCGGTTTCGCGCTTGCCGGCGGGGCCACCAGCTTCGGCGTCAACGGCCTCGGCTGGGGCCGCTCCGACTTGTTCCAGGCCGGCGCGTTCGTGCGTCACACCGCTGGTCCCGCCTATGTGACGGCTGCGCTGGCCTATGGCTGGCAGGATGTCACCACCAATCGCATCGTCACCGCCGCCGGGTTCGACCAGCTGCGCGCCCAGTTCAATACCAACGCGTTTTCGGGCCGCGTCGAGGGCGGGTATCGCTACGCCATGCAATGGGTCGGCGTCACGCCTTATGCAGCGCTCCAGGCCACCATGTTCAGTCTACCGGGCTATTCGGAGTTCGCCGTGGCCGGCAGCAACGTCTTCGCCCTCAACTATGCCGCCAAGGATGTGACCAGCACCCGCACCGAGCTCGGTCTGCGCGCGGACAATTCGTTTGCCGCGCCCGGGGGCTTGGTGACTCTCCGCGGCCGCCTAGCCTGGGCGCATGACTACAATCCGGATCGGACCGTCGGCGCGGTGTTTCAGACCCTGCCCGGATCGGCCTTCGTCGTGAACGGCGCCGCTCAGGCGCGCGATTCCGCGCTGACCACGGCATCGGCGCAGATGAACTGGATGAACGGCTGGTCCGCGTCGGTGACCTTCGAGGGCGAGTTCTCGAACGTTACCCGCTCCTATGCCGGCAAGGGCCTCGTGCGCTACACGTGGTGA